A genomic region of Sideroxydans sp. CL21 contains the following coding sequences:
- a CDS encoding YMGG-like glycine zipper-containing protein encodes MKYPILAVIFLSVLAGCTSVPNGPSVAVMPAPGKPFDLFVAEDRECRKFAQQSIGKSASEAGTDSEVKSMAAGTAIGAVAGAVIGGGHNGAGTGAAIGLLSGASIGSNEARYSEREAQRRYDISYEQCMYAKGNQLPSSSGYRSRARYVPPPAQPAPAYNPPPPAPPSVQ; translated from the coding sequence ATGAAATATCCAATTCTTGCAGTGATTTTCTTGTCAGTGCTTGCCGGGTGCACAAGTGTTCCCAACGGCCCCAGTGTTGCGGTGATGCCCGCTCCTGGCAAACCGTTCGACCTGTTTGTTGCAGAAGATCGCGAGTGCAGGAAATTTGCGCAGCAATCCATCGGAAAATCGGCCAGCGAGGCCGGCACTGACAGCGAAGTAAAAAGCATGGCTGCCGGCACTGCAATCGGCGCCGTTGCGGGTGCCGTCATCGGAGGCGGCCACAACGGGGCGGGAACCGGCGCGGCCATTGGTCTCCTGAGCGGTGCATCGATAGGCTCGAATGAAGCCCGCTACAGCGAGCGCGAAGCACAGCGGCGTTACGATATTTCCTACGAACAATGTATGTATGCCAAAGGCAATCAGCTCCCCAGTTCATCCGGCTATCGGTCGCGGGCACGCTACGTTCCACCGCCTGCGCAACCTGCGCCGGCATACAATCCGCCACCTCCAGCGCCGCCTTCGGTACAATAA
- a CDS encoding M14 family zinc carboxypeptidase, whose product MSALPELNELERILELGRGHLEAQIACEVSAGDKRFPVYQLTLGNPDPKLPSIGFFGGVHGLERIGTQVLLYFLRSLLTRLEWDNSLHHLLQDVRLVFMPLVNPGGMWQSTRSNPRGVDLMRNAPIEAAGDVPFLLGGHRISPHLPWYRGTAGAEMEVENLALCRTVTDELLTRPFSIAVDCHSGFGTRDRIWFPLAHSVHPIDHLADILRLEELFETTYPNNRYLFEPQSIQYRTHGDVWDYLYLQALRDKSKTFLPLTLEMGSWLWVKKNPLQLFSRHGMFNPSVEHRLHRVLRRHTVWLDFLMRAASGHDKWLAKGPTRLRLQERAVARWYRP is encoded by the coding sequence ATGTCCGCCCTGCCCGAACTGAACGAGCTTGAACGCATTCTGGAACTTGGCCGAGGCCATCTGGAAGCGCAAATTGCTTGCGAGGTCAGCGCGGGAGACAAGCGCTTTCCGGTTTACCAGCTCACCCTGGGGAATCCCGACCCAAAATTGCCCAGCATCGGATTTTTTGGCGGCGTCCACGGTTTGGAGCGTATCGGCACACAAGTATTGCTGTATTTTTTACGAAGCTTGCTCACCCGCCTGGAATGGGACAACAGCCTGCATCATTTGTTACAGGATGTCCGGCTGGTATTCATGCCCTTGGTCAATCCCGGCGGCATGTGGCAATCCACCCGCAGCAATCCGCGCGGAGTGGACCTGATGCGCAATGCGCCGATAGAGGCGGCAGGTGATGTTCCATTCCTGCTGGGAGGACACCGGATCAGCCCTCACTTGCCCTGGTATCGCGGTACAGCCGGCGCCGAAATGGAGGTCGAAAACCTGGCGTTATGCCGGACCGTGACCGATGAATTGCTGACGCGTCCATTCAGCATTGCAGTGGACTGTCATTCCGGATTCGGCACACGCGACCGGATATGGTTTCCCCTTGCACATAGCGTGCATCCCATCGATCATTTGGCCGATATCCTGAGGCTGGAAGAACTGTTTGAAACAACCTACCCGAACAACAGATACCTGTTCGAGCCGCAAAGCATCCAGTACCGCACCCATGGTGACGTCTGGGATTACCTGTATCTGCAAGCGCTGCGGGACAAGAGCAAGACCTTTTTGCCGTTGACACTGGAGATGGGCTCCTGGCTGTGGGTGAAGAAAAATCCGCTCCAGTTATTCTCCCGGCACGGCATGTTCAATCCCTCCGTAGAGCATCGCTTGCATCGGGTGTTGCGCAGACATACTGTCTGGCTGGATTTTCTGATGCGTGCCGCAAGCGGCCACGACAAATGGCTGGCGAAGGGTCCCACCCGCCTCCGCTTGCAGGAACGCGCCGTAGCGCGCTGGTACAGGCCATGA
- a CDS encoding alpha/beta hydrolase → MSTWVLLRGLMRETRHWGEFPMLFQNVTGAQNVVTLDFPGNGRLHAQASPGSVGEMADHCRMQLAKLGYAPPYHVLALSLGAMAAVEWSARHPDEIDRLVLINTSLAPHNPFYQRLRPANYPALLRFLISGSEFQREELILHLTSTLERSELQRAKLLEQWTSYACECPVTRANILRQLQAAISYRAAQTKPPVPLLLLAAQQDRLVSVKCSQTLARLWDCPIRLHPVAGHDLPLDDGFWVAQQAKEWLESEHQTAGK, encoded by the coding sequence ATGAGTACATGGGTACTGTTGCGCGGCCTGATGCGTGAGACACGCCACTGGGGCGAGTTTCCCATGCTGTTCCAGAATGTCACCGGCGCACAAAATGTGGTGACCCTGGATTTTCCCGGCAACGGCAGACTGCATGCGCAGGCCAGCCCCGGCAGCGTGGGGGAGATGGCGGACCATTGTCGCATGCAGCTTGCGAAACTGGGCTATGCGCCACCTTACCATGTGCTTGCCTTGTCCCTGGGTGCGATGGCCGCAGTGGAATGGAGTGCACGGCATCCGGATGAAATCGACAGACTGGTGCTGATCAATACCAGTCTGGCTCCGCACAATCCCTTTTACCAACGCCTGCGCCCCGCAAATTATCCGGCCCTGTTGCGCTTTCTGATTTCGGGTTCCGAATTCCAGCGCGAAGAGCTGATACTGCATCTAACCAGCACACTGGAGCGCAGCGAACTGCAACGGGCAAAACTCCTGGAACAGTGGACATCCTATGCATGCGAATGTCCCGTCACACGCGCCAATATCCTGCGGCAGTTGCAGGCCGCCATCTCATATCGTGCCGCTCAAACAAAACCACCTGTGCCATTATTGTTGCTCGCCGCGCAACAAGACAGGCTGGTCAGTGTGAAATGCTCGCAAACTCTCGCCAGGCTATGGGACTGCCCGATCAGATTGCATCCGGTTGCGGGGCACGACTTGCCTTTGGATGACGGATTCTGGGTGGCGCAACAAGCAAAGGAATGGCTTGAATCAGAGCATCAAACGGCGGGAAAGTGA
- a CDS encoding efflux RND transporter periplasmic adaptor subunit, translating to MPLKSGHPELRQSLHGLTRIFNRYWTLAAASVLLILGTSVYSFAKEGESAPGANIPPIPVTATAAKQQSMPVWIDIQGTVIPLNYVNVMPRVAGLLQSVDFREGQTVKEGQVLATIDPRPFRIQVDQAQAQLLRDEAQLSGAQSDLERYETLLIQDSIAVQQVVDQRSTVAQLKGTVASDKAALENAQLQLEWTRITSPRSGIVGLRQVDVGNMVGTNGAIGGGVSALSGTASASPPIVTIAQVQPITATFAIAQNQLPAVLDRMRSAKLPVQAWDQRRTTLLDSGKVIAVDNQINTATGTVMIKAQFANSRLTLFPNQFVNVRLLVDTVASAIVVPSAAIASGSSGNYVYVIDDANKVSVRPVTTGAVNQDYTAVSTGLKAGERVVTDGLDRLKAGSTIQVVAQYGSNNAAPADPKNRAKDGKPEGMHNGQPNKGTSP from the coding sequence ATGCCTCTCAAATCCGGACACCCTGAATTACGTCAATCTTTGCATGGCCTGACCAGAATTTTCAATCGCTATTGGACTCTCGCAGCTGCCAGTGTCCTGCTGATACTGGGTACGTCAGTTTACAGTTTCGCAAAGGAAGGCGAGAGTGCGCCGGGTGCGAATATCCCCCCCATCCCGGTAACGGCAACGGCCGCAAAACAGCAATCCATGCCGGTATGGATAGACATTCAAGGCACGGTCATACCGCTCAATTACGTCAACGTCATGCCGCGTGTGGCGGGGTTGCTGCAAAGCGTTGATTTTCGCGAAGGACAGACGGTCAAGGAGGGGCAGGTGCTGGCCACCATAGACCCGCGGCCCTTCCGCATCCAGGTCGATCAGGCGCAAGCACAGTTGTTGCGGGATGAAGCCCAGCTCTCCGGTGCACAATCCGACCTGGAGCGTTATGAAACGCTGCTGATCCAGGATTCCATTGCAGTTCAACAGGTAGTGGACCAGCGCTCCACGGTGGCGCAACTGAAAGGCACAGTGGCTTCCGACAAGGCAGCGCTTGAAAACGCGCAATTGCAACTTGAATGGACGCGCATCACGTCACCCAGATCGGGTATTGTCGGCCTGCGTCAGGTCGATGTGGGCAACATGGTCGGAACGAACGGGGCGATCGGCGGGGGAGTCAGTGCACTTTCCGGCACGGCTTCGGCTTCTCCCCCCATTGTCACGATCGCCCAGGTACAGCCGATCACGGCAACATTTGCGATTGCGCAAAATCAGTTACCCGCAGTGCTCGACCGCATGCGTAGCGCCAAATTGCCGGTGCAGGCCTGGGACCAGCGCCGTACGACCCTGCTCGACAGCGGCAAGGTGATTGCGGTGGACAACCAGATCAACACCGCCACCGGTACCGTAATGATCAAGGCCCAATTTGCAAATTCACGCCTGACATTGTTCCCCAACCAGTTCGTTAACGTGCGCCTGCTCGTCGATACTGTGGCCAGTGCGATCGTCGTACCTTCGGCAGCCATTGCATCGGGATCCTCCGGCAATTATGTCTATGTGATCGACGATGCCAACAAAGTGTCGGTGCGTCCTGTTACCACGGGCGCGGTCAATCAGGATTACACCGCTGTCAGCACCGGACTCAAGGCCGGTGAGCGCGTTGTTACCGACGGACTCGACAGGCTCAAAGCCGGTAGCACCATACAAGTCGTCGCCCAATATGGCTCCAATAATGCAGCGCCTGCCGACCCGAAAAATCGCGCGAAAGACGGCAAACCTGAAGGGATGCACAACGGTCAACCAAACAAGGGAACCAGCCCATGA
- a CDS encoding carboxy terminal-processing peptidase codes for MKNKLMWVFLAFAIATQAAALDASRTASPLEPLQVESQAAHLSAEILTRYHYRRIPLDDASSSKIFDYYLKALDGEKIYFLQADVDSFANARTKLGDAILDEDLSIPFGIFNVYQQRITARIAYARSLLKKGFDFERKESYQYMREKAPWPKTEDEMNDLWRKRVKNDWLRLKLAGKDPKSIADTLDKRYENILSSIAKVKSEDVFQIFMNAYATSIDPHTNYFGPRASEDFDISMSLSLVGIGAELQTKDEYTTIRDLLAGSPAALSGKLKIGDRIVGVGQGDNNPIVDVMGWRIDDAVALIRGAEDSVVVLDVLPAGAGPDGKHNLIRLVRKKISLDKQAAKKSIMEVKDGNATRRIGIITLPGFYQDIAARQRGDKDFKSASRDVLRLLAELKKDKVDSVLVDLRNNGGGSLDEAIELTGLFIDQGPVLQQRDAKGEVTVDNDNHPGVAWDGPLGVLINRGSASASEIFAAAIQDYGRGLVIGETSFGKGTVQTVLDLDKLEKSDKPKFGELKMTIAQFFRINGGTTQMRGVIPDISLPMISDAEDFGESSYDNALPWSQIKPAAYKSAGSLTGIMPQLTAIHDARVSKDKDFKALREDIAEFNTQRKKNLISLNETDRRKERAVQEARILAREKNDAAEKGGKSADKEALVADSAAFEDDGLQSNERNLAADLAIEKARKNAKDVLLNEAVHILSDEVGLLKADAKLASTVLPRQEMH; via the coding sequence ATGAAAAATAAATTGATGTGGGTATTTCTTGCATTTGCAATAGCGACGCAGGCGGCAGCGCTTGATGCATCGCGGACAGCTTCGCCGCTTGAGCCCCTGCAAGTGGAATCTCAGGCCGCGCATTTGTCCGCTGAAATCCTGACTCGTTACCATTACAGGCGTATACCGCTTGACGATGCATCGTCTTCGAAAATATTTGACTACTATCTGAAGGCGCTGGACGGTGAAAAAATTTACTTCCTGCAGGCTGACGTCGACAGTTTCGCAAATGCCCGAACCAAACTTGGTGACGCCATTCTCGACGAAGACCTGAGTATTCCTTTCGGCATTTTCAATGTTTACCAGCAACGGATTACTGCACGCATTGCGTATGCCCGTTCCTTGCTCAAGAAGGGATTTGATTTCGAGCGCAAGGAAAGTTACCAGTACATGAGAGAAAAGGCGCCTTGGCCAAAGACTGAAGACGAAATGAATGATTTGTGGCGCAAGCGCGTCAAAAACGACTGGCTGCGGCTCAAGCTTGCCGGCAAGGATCCCAAAAGCATCGCGGACACTTTGGACAAGCGGTACGAAAACATTCTGAGCAGTATAGCCAAGGTCAAAAGCGAAGATGTGTTCCAGATATTCATGAACGCCTATGCCACGTCGATAGACCCGCACACAAACTATTTCGGGCCACGTGCGTCGGAAGACTTTGATATCTCGATGAGCTTGTCGCTAGTCGGTATAGGTGCGGAGCTGCAAACCAAGGATGAATACACGACCATCCGCGATCTATTGGCGGGGAGTCCGGCAGCCCTGTCGGGAAAACTGAAAATCGGCGATCGCATCGTGGGTGTCGGGCAGGGAGATAACAATCCCATTGTAGATGTGATGGGCTGGCGTATTGACGACGCTGTGGCATTGATACGCGGTGCGGAAGATTCAGTGGTGGTGCTTGATGTGCTCCCCGCGGGCGCAGGCCCCGACGGCAAACATAATCTAATTCGACTGGTCCGGAAGAAAATCAGCCTCGATAAGCAGGCAGCCAAAAAATCCATAATGGAGGTTAAGGACGGTAATGCAACTCGTCGTATCGGAATCATTACCTTGCCGGGGTTCTATCAGGATATTGCCGCCCGCCAGAGAGGCGACAAAGATTTCAAAAGTGCAAGCAGGGATGTATTGCGCCTGTTGGCAGAACTCAAAAAAGACAAGGTTGACAGCGTGCTGGTGGACCTGCGTAACAATGGCGGAGGTTCACTGGATGAAGCTATCGAGTTGACGGGATTATTCATAGACCAGGGGCCTGTATTGCAGCAACGCGACGCCAAAGGCGAGGTGACGGTAGACAATGACAATCACCCGGGCGTTGCATGGGATGGACCGCTTGGCGTTTTGATCAATCGCGGGTCGGCGTCGGCTTCCGAAATTTTTGCCGCCGCGATACAGGATTACGGTCGCGGTCTCGTGATCGGCGAAACCAGTTTCGGCAAAGGGACTGTGCAGACTGTTCTGGATCTGGACAAGCTCGAAAAAAGCGACAAACCGAAATTCGGCGAACTCAAGATGACGATCGCCCAATTCTTCCGCATCAATGGCGGCACCACCCAGATGCGCGGGGTGATACCTGATATCAGCCTCCCAATGATCTCCGATGCCGAGGATTTCGGCGAATCCAGCTATGACAATGCCCTGCCATGGTCGCAGATCAAACCGGCTGCTTATAAGTCTGCCGGAAGTTTGACGGGCATCATGCCGCAACTGACGGCGATCCACGATGCACGGGTAAGCAAGGACAAGGATTTCAAGGCGTTAAGGGAAGATATCGCCGAGTTCAACACCCAGCGCAAGAAAAACCTCATTTCCCTGAATGAAACCGACAGGCGCAAAGAGCGTGCAGTGCAAGAGGCACGGATACTTGCAAGAGAGAAAAACGATGCGGCAGAAAAAGGCGGCAAGTCGGCTGACAAGGAAGCGCTTGTCGCCGACAGTGCTGCATTTGAAGACGACGGCTTGCAGTCGAACGAACGCAACCTGGCTGCCGACCTGGCAATCGAGAAGGCCAGAAAGAACGCAAAGGATGTATTGCTTAACGAAGCGGTGCATATACTCAGCGATGAAGTCGGCCTGCTGAAAGCCGATGCCAAGCTCGCTTCAACCGTGCTTCCCAGGCAGGAAATGCACTGA
- a CDS encoding cytochrome b/b6 domain-containing protein: MSTRIYLFKRFERFWHWSQAALVITMLITGFEIHGYLGGFTFKTALLIHGYSAWLLVTLWMFAIFWHFTTGEWKQYIPTFQKVVLVARHYAWGMFLGEDHPFHKTLQHKHNPLQRLAYLWLKLMINPLIWVSGMLLLIFSYDWIQLQPFGLTLTEVAWIHTAAAYMMLIFFIAHLYLTTTGHTPLAYIKSMITGWEDSDEEPSVHASSSSTNV; this comes from the coding sequence ATGTCAACTCGTATATATCTGTTCAAACGTTTCGAGCGATTCTGGCACTGGAGTCAGGCAGCGCTTGTCATCACCATGTTGATCACGGGTTTTGAAATCCACGGTTACCTTGGAGGATTTACTTTCAAGACAGCGCTGCTGATCCACGGCTATTCCGCTTGGCTTTTGGTCACGCTCTGGATGTTTGCAATTTTCTGGCATTTCACAACAGGTGAATGGAAGCAATACATCCCGACCTTCCAGAAGGTCGTCCTTGTTGCGCGGCATTACGCATGGGGCATGTTCCTCGGTGAGGATCACCCCTTCCACAAAACGTTGCAACACAAGCACAACCCATTGCAACGGCTTGCGTATCTATGGCTGAAGCTGATGATCAACCCTTTGATCTGGGTTAGCGGAATGCTGCTGCTGATTTTCAGTTACGACTGGATTCAACTGCAGCCGTTCGGATTGACACTCACCGAAGTGGCCTGGATTCACACTGCCGCGGCTTACATGATGCTGATTTTCTTTATTGCCCACCTTTACCTGACAACCACCGGCCATACTCCATTGGCCTATATCAAATCCATGATTACAGGCTGGGAAGACAGTGATGAAGAACCCTCGGTTCATGCTTCGTCCTCTTCAACAAACGTCTAA
- a CDS encoding MdtB/MuxB family multidrug efflux RND transporter permease subunit, with protein MTGSNTPDDSGASGTTRGDEPKHPANETPAQPVDESVEDSTIGEPSPSRLFILRPIATSLLMVAVLLAGFVGYRLLPQSALPEVDYPTIQVSTLYPGASPDVITSSITSPLERQFGQMPGLSQMWSSSSGGASVINLRFDLNLPLDVAEQEVQAAINAATTFLPTDLPWPPIYAKVNPADAPVITLGLTSDTLALTQLQDLADTRLAQKLSQVTGVGLVTLSGGQRPAIQVQANGSMLAAQGLSLASIQTAIVAANVNTPKGSFDGPNRSLTINANDQLQSAQDYRDLIISYNKGAPVRLSDVATVVQGPENSLLAAWVNRKPGIVINVQRQPGANVIAVVDHIQKILPQLRQTLPGATDLTVLSDRTVTIRSAIADVKFELMLSVALVVMVIFLFLRNARATFIPAMAVPLSLIGTFGVMYLVGFSINNLTLMAMTIATGFVVDDAIVMIENIARYIEQGEPPLQAALKGAKQIGFTIISLTFSLIAVLIPLLFMGDVVGRLFREFAVTLAVAILISAAVSLTFTPMLSARLLRHTPEDKQGRLLRWSQHMFDRLIAAYGDGLRWVLRHQPLTLWVAFGTLVLTVLLYIAIPKGFFPVEDTGLIRGITVAPQSTSFQEMNRRQQALVDAMLKDPAVQSISSFIGVDGSNATLNNGRMLISLKPLEQRGDRVAAVIARLQQEAAPISGIEAFLQPVQDLTIDDIVSRSTYQFSISATSMEELEKSNNALLDKLSTMPQFTGVTSSLQNNGLQAFVDIDRDTASRLGISVAAIDGALYSAFGQRLISIIFTQSTQYRVVLQLDPKDRQGLDGFNSIYLLSSSGQAVPLSQIVRINQRTGPLEIGHLGQFPAAMISFDLARGVSIGAAVQAIREVQQQLNLPASVPLKMQGAAAAFEAALSNQLWLLLAAVATMYIVLGVLYESFVHPVTILSTLPSAGIGALLALMLSGNSLTVIAIIGIILLIGIVQKNAIMMVDFALDAQRQQGLPPAEAILQAAQLRLRPILMTTFAALFGAIPLIVGGGMGAELRQPLGITLVGGLLLSQLLTLFTTPVIYLAFDRLATRWKVRFSGTASASETKQ; from the coding sequence ATGACCGGCTCGAACACGCCGGACGATTCCGGCGCATCCGGAACAACCCGCGGCGATGAACCCAAACACCCAGCAAATGAAACTCCGGCGCAGCCTGTCGATGAATCGGTTGAAGATTCGACAATCGGAGAACCCAGCCCATCGCGTCTTTTCATACTGCGCCCCATCGCCACCTCATTGCTGATGGTGGCGGTACTACTGGCCGGTTTTGTCGGCTACCGCTTGTTGCCCCAATCCGCACTGCCGGAAGTGGACTATCCGACCATCCAGGTCTCCACGCTTTACCCGGGAGCGAGCCCGGATGTGATCACCTCCTCCATCACCTCGCCATTGGAGCGCCAGTTCGGCCAGATGCCGGGACTGTCGCAGATGTGGTCCAGCAGTTCGGGCGGTGCGTCGGTCATCAACCTGCGCTTCGACCTCAATCTTCCGCTTGATGTCGCCGAGCAGGAAGTGCAGGCGGCCATCAATGCCGCAACCACATTTTTACCCACCGACCTGCCCTGGCCGCCGATCTATGCCAAGGTCAATCCGGCCGATGCGCCGGTCATCACGCTGGGATTGACCTCGGACACGCTGGCGCTCACCCAGTTGCAGGATCTTGCCGATACCCGGCTTGCGCAAAAGCTCTCGCAGGTGACGGGCGTGGGACTGGTGACGCTAAGCGGCGGCCAACGCCCGGCCATACAGGTTCAAGCCAACGGCAGCATGCTGGCGGCACAGGGATTGAGCCTGGCCAGCATTCAGACAGCCATCGTTGCCGCCAACGTCAACACACCCAAGGGCAGCTTCGACGGCCCGAATCGGTCGCTGACCATCAATGCCAACGACCAGCTGCAATCGGCGCAGGACTATCGCGATCTCATCATTTCCTATAACAAGGGCGCCCCGGTACGGCTGAGCGATGTCGCAACCGTGGTGCAGGGGCCGGAAAATTCGCTGCTTGCCGCCTGGGTCAACCGGAAGCCTGGCATCGTCATCAACGTGCAGCGCCAGCCGGGAGCCAACGTGATCGCGGTGGTCGACCACATCCAGAAAATCCTGCCGCAACTGCGGCAAACTCTGCCGGGCGCCACCGACCTGACGGTGCTGTCCGACCGCACGGTGACCATACGTTCGGCGATTGCCGACGTGAAGTTCGAGCTTATGCTGTCGGTTGCGCTGGTGGTAATGGTGATCTTCCTGTTCCTGCGCAATGCGCGTGCCACCTTCATTCCCGCCATGGCCGTGCCTCTGTCGCTGATCGGTACTTTCGGCGTGATGTATCTGGTCGGTTTCTCCATCAACAACCTCACGCTGATGGCAATGACCATTGCCACCGGCTTCGTGGTCGACGACGCGATCGTGATGATCGAAAACATCGCCCGCTATATCGAGCAGGGCGAACCGCCCTTGCAAGCCGCGCTCAAAGGCGCCAAGCAGATTGGCTTCACCATCATCTCGCTGACCTTTTCGCTGATCGCAGTGCTGATCCCCTTGTTGTTCATGGGCGATGTGGTCGGACGCTTGTTCCGCGAGTTCGCCGTCACTCTGGCGGTGGCTATCCTGATCTCCGCTGCAGTGTCGCTGACCTTCACTCCCATGCTCAGTGCAAGACTGCTGCGCCATACGCCGGAAGATAAACAGGGACGATTGCTGCGCTGGAGCCAGCACATGTTCGACCGTCTGATAGCCGCTTACGGAGATGGCTTGCGCTGGGTGTTGCGTCACCAACCGCTTACACTCTGGGTCGCGTTCGGCACACTGGTGTTGACGGTGCTGTTGTATATCGCGATTCCCAAAGGATTCTTTCCGGTGGAAGACACCGGGCTGATACGCGGCATCACCGTTGCGCCGCAAAGCACTTCGTTCCAGGAAATGAACCGGCGCCAGCAAGCTTTGGTCGATGCAATGCTCAAGGACCCTGCGGTACAAAGCATCTCGTCGTTCATCGGCGTGGACGGCAGCAACGCCACGCTGAACAACGGCCGCATGCTCATCAGTCTCAAACCCCTGGAGCAGCGCGGAGATCGCGTTGCCGCTGTGATTGCCCGTTTGCAGCAAGAAGCCGCGCCGATTTCAGGCATCGAGGCTTTCTTGCAACCGGTTCAGGATCTGACCATAGACGACATCGTCAGCCGCAGCACGTACCAGTTCAGCATCAGCGCGACCAGCATGGAAGAGCTCGAAAAATCGAACAACGCCCTGCTTGATAAACTGAGCACGATGCCGCAATTCACCGGCGTGACCAGCAGCCTGCAGAACAACGGCCTGCAGGCATTCGTGGACATAGACCGCGATACCGCATCGCGGCTGGGGATCAGCGTGGCCGCCATCGACGGCGCGCTATACAGCGCCTTCGGCCAGCGCCTGATTTCGATCATCTTCACCCAGTCGACACAATACCGCGTGGTGCTGCAACTTGATCCGAAAGACAGGCAAGGGCTGGATGGCTTCAACAGCATCTACCTGCTTTCGAGCAGCGGACAGGCCGTGCCCCTGTCGCAGATTGTGCGCATCAATCAAAGAACGGGGCCGCTGGAAATCGGCCATCTCGGACAGTTTCCAGCCGCGATGATCTCGTTCGATCTCGCACGCGGCGTCTCCATCGGGGCTGCCGTACAGGCAATACGCGAGGTACAGCAACAATTGAATCTGCCCGCTTCGGTGCCGCTGAAGATGCAGGGCGCAGCGGCTGCCTTCGAAGCGGCGCTTTCCAACCAGCTTTGGCTGCTGCTGGCGGCGGTGGCAACCATGTACATCGTGCTCGGCGTACTGTACGAAAGTTTTGTGCATCCCGTCACAATCCTCTCCACTTTGCCGTCTGCCGGCATCGGCGCTTTGCTGGCACTGATGCTGTCGGGCAACAGCCTGACGGTGATCGCCATCATCGGCATCATCCTGCTGATCGGTATCGTCCAGAAGAATGCCATCATGATGGTGGACTTCGCGCTGGATGCACAGCGCCAGCAAGGGCTGCCACCCGCCGAAGCCATTTTGCAGGCGGCACAACTGCGGCTCAGGCCGATCCTGATGACCACGTTCGCCGCGCTGTTCGGTGCGATACCGCTGATCGTCGGCGGCGGCATGGGCGCCGAGCTGCGCCAGCCTCTGGGTATCACGCTGGTCGGCGGACTGTTGCTGTCGCAGTTGCTCACCCTGTTCACCACGCCGGTCATCTACCTGGCATTTGACCGGCTGGCTACCCGCTGGAAAGTACGCTTCAGCGGCACAGCCTCCGCATCGGAGACAAAGCAGTGA
- a CDS encoding formylglycine-generating enzyme family protein: protein MRTLTGFTIVACCLVLMPDFAWSADTHLAAATKFSRIPKAGSIFHDCPDCPDMVAIPEGSFDMGSPNSENSRNDDEGPVHHVKLTAFAMGKTEITRGQFSTFVIKSKYITGDKCVALKGSRFEEDSGRNWRDIGFLQTTNHPASCVSWNDAKAYTAWLSLKTGKQYRLSTEAEWEYAARGSSVTSRYWGDNPDEACGYANVADMTAKASVPGASFWLLHNCTDGYAYSAPVGSFKPNAFGLYDMLGNVTEWTEDSYHDSYKNAPLDGTAWQGDASRRVLRGGSWNSSPNLVRAARRCVNKPDERFSFVGFRVARTLP, encoded by the coding sequence ATGCGTACACTAACCGGATTCACCATCGTTGCCTGCTGTTTGGTGCTGATGCCCGATTTTGCCTGGTCTGCCGATACGCATCTTGCCGCAGCAACTAAATTCTCACGCATACCCAAAGCAGGCTCGATCTTTCACGACTGTCCGGACTGCCCCGATATGGTGGCCATCCCTGAGGGAAGTTTCGACATGGGCTCGCCCAATTCCGAAAATTCAAGGAATGACGACGAAGGCCCCGTGCATCATGTCAAATTGACCGCCTTTGCCATGGGTAAAACGGAGATCACACGGGGGCAGTTTTCAACATTCGTAATAAAATCAAAATACATCACCGGCGACAAATGCGTGGCGCTGAAAGGCAGCAGATTTGAGGAAGACAGCGGGCGGAACTGGCGCGATATTGGCTTTTTGCAAACCACGAATCACCCCGCCTCATGTGTCAGCTGGAACGATGCCAAAGCCTATACGGCATGGCTGTCACTCAAGACGGGAAAACAATACCGGCTATCAACAGAAGCCGAGTGGGAATATGCCGCCCGTGGAAGTTCCGTCACCTCACGTTACTGGGGCGACAATCCGGATGAAGCGTGCGGATATGCAAATGTCGCCGACATGACAGCAAAAGCGTCGGTACCCGGCGCTTCTTTCTGGTTGTTGCATAATTGCACGGATGGCTATGCCTATTCCGCACCAGTAGGCAGCTTCAAGCCAAATGCATTCGGACTGTATGACATGTTGGGAAATGTGACGGAATGGACCGAGGACAGCTATCACGACAGCTATAAAAACGCTCCGCTGGACGGCACCGCATGGCAAGGCGATGCCTCCAGGCGGGTGCTTCGCGGCGGCTCTTGGAACAGCAGTCCGAATCTTGTGCGTGCCGCCAGAAGGTGCGTCAACAAACCTGATGAGCGCTTCAGCTTTGTCGGTTTCCGTGTGGCCAGAACACTTCCCTGA